The segment CCGGTTCCGCGTTTGGCGGAGCCCGTGTGTTCACGACAACAGCGGGACCGGGCACCATGCGGGCCATGGAGAACTTCCCGATGTGGGCCGGCGCCAGATTGCCGATTCAGATGATTGTCACCTGTCGAGGGATCAACTCACCGCTCTCGATTCAGCCAGACACGCTCGAAATCGCCTACCTGCTGAACACCGGAATGTTAGTGTGGCATGCAGAGACGGCTCAAGACTTCTTCGATTGGATTCTGAAGGGTTACATGGTGTCGGAGGAGCCGGAGGTGCACCTTCCACTCGCACTGTGCTGCGACGGGTTCTTTGTCACCCACACAAAAGACGTGGTGAATCTGACGCCAGCGGACATGTGCCTCCCACCATATGACCCCTACCGGTCTCCCGTACCTTGTATGGATATGGAGTGTCCGCCTGTTCGGATGATGCGCGACCCGTTTGTCATGAAGAGCAACTACATCAGCTATGCAACACATGCTAGCTGGCAGCAAGAAATTTGGGCTGCTGTCGAACGCTCGCGAAAACATTCGATCCATTGGCTGAATGGTCTGATCGACACGGAAAATACGGACGCAGACATCGTAATCGTAGCTTCAGGCACAGCCGTTTCTCAGGGTCGAGAAGCGATTCGGTTGTTGGAAGATGAAGGAGTGCGCTGCGGCCTCGTGAAGGTGAAGACTTTGCGTCCCTGGCCGGAAGAAGAAATTCGTGAGGCCACCAAGAACGCGAAGCACATCTTTGTTCCGGAGTTCAACGTGACCGGCTGGCTGGCCAAAGAAATCCGGGCCACCGTCCCAAATCCTCATCGAGTTCATGCCGGTCCACATGTTTGTGGAGGCATGACGATGCCGCCGGAGATCATTGTGTCTGAAATCAAGACGGCCCTCGGGATGAAAACTTTCTCCCTGGCTGGTCGTGGAAGCTGAGTCATATTGACTGTGAACCTGTCCGCTCTCACGAGCGACATTGAGGAGGCCTATATATGAGCAAGGAGCGTATTCAAATATCCGAAGCCCTGTACGACATTATGCCATCGGACTATCAGGACCTCGTGAAGAGCGCGACATACGGCAAGGATGACCGCGGTTGGAAGGACATCGGGACATCGAAGGAGCTGATTGAGCAGCATTCGCTCTGCGCCGGCTGCCCCGAGTCCATGGCCTTCCGTTACATATTGGCCTCTCTCCCCAATCCCGAGGACACGGTTATGGTCGGTTCGACCGGCTGTACCAGTCTGGTATTTCCAATGGTTGCCGTCCATAACATCCACTCGTTGTTTGGAAACCAAAATGCGATCGCATCGGGCCTTAAACGTGCCCTCAGCGTCAGATTCCCAGGCCGTGTAAAAGACGTCGTCGTCCTCGCCGGTGACGGGGCGACGGTCGACATCGGTCTGGATATGACATTGCAGGCCTGGTTCCGACAAGAGAAGTTCACCACCATCTGCTTCGACAACGAGCTCTATGCCAACACCGGCGGACAGGAGAGCGGGCTTATGCAGAAAGGCTTTGTCGCAAAGATGGCGCCGGTCGGGAAGTTATTCGATAAGGTACGACTGCCGGAGATCGCCCGTGAGTCCGGCTGTCACTATGTGGTGAACTGCACGGTCAGCAAACCATCCCTGGTCGAGAAGGTTATCCGCAACGCCGTGCACATAGCCCGAGAAATCGGCCCGACCTATCTCCAGCTCTACACTCCATGCATTCTCGAAATCGGCAAGAACAGCATGGAAGGCTTGCAAGAAATGCGTGACTCTGAGAAGCCGACCGAGCGGTTCGCGTATAAGGAATACATCAGCGATCCGGCGAAGCAACTGTTGGCCGAATTGGCCGCCAAGGATAAAGAACGGAAGGCAGCCGCTAAGCAGTTGGCCGCACAGGCACAAGCCAATTAGAACGGGAGGCCATTGATGATCAAGAAGCGACTTAATATCCGGATGTCAGGTTTAGGCGGACAAGGTGCCGTCACCGCCGCTCACGTCATGGCCATGGCCGCCAATAGGGATGGAAAGTTCTCCATTTCGAACCCATTTTTTGGTGCCGAGAAACGCATGGCTCCGGCAGAGAGCTATTGCCGGATCGGAATCGAACGAATCTACGATCGAGGGGAACTCGTGTTTCCGGATGTGATCCAGGTGTTCCATCCTCAGGTCATTACAATGGGTAAAAGTTACACCATGCCGTTCTATTCAGGCATCAAAGAAGGCGGCGTGGTCATCATCAACTCCGATGTTCCACTGCTTTCCGAAGAGGATATCCAGCGTCTTAAAGATTTGAACGTTGCCGTGTTCTATATTCCCGGCACACAGATCGCGATCGAAATAGCCGGAACGGAGTTGTCGACTAACATGACCATGATCGGTTCCGTCGCCGGTATCACCAAGTGCGTATCGATGGAAGCTCTAGATGGCGCGCTCCAGGAACGATTCGGCAAGAAGTTCGTCGCCTCGGGCGGCACCGCCTCGCTGGACGAAGCCATCAAGAAAAAGTTTGCAAAGAAGGAAATGCTTCTGGCAAAGAATTTGGCAACCGTCAAGCGTGCATACGATATCGCCAGTGAGTGGGCGGAAAAGAACAAGATCGAATTGCGGGTCGGCACTCCGGCCGTCGCTGCGTAAGAGAAGGAATCACCTTGCATGTATAATGTCGCACAAGTCATCGATGAGAAATGCACGGCCAAGAAAGGTTGCCGGCTGTGCATCATGTACTGTCCTGAGGCTAATTGTTTGGACTTGAACACGAGCAAGATGGTAGCTGAGGTGTTCATCGACCGCTGCAAAGGCTGCGAACTATGTGTGGTCGTCTGCAACGCCGCCAAGCACGAAGCGATCGTGATGCAAGCTGTCAGCGCCAGCGGTCAGCTCATGTCGAAAAAGGGAGAATCCGCAGCTTTGGGGCAAGCCTATCAAGGTTGACCGAATTCGGTTTGAATGACAAAACCCCATGGCGCCAACGCTATGGGGTTTTTTGTTGGTAGTCAGCGAGGACCTTATGGAGAATGAAGACAACGTCATCGGGGAGCTGCTCCGGGAAATCGCCGCCTTGATCGGCGAATACCCAAAGGCTATTGAGCGACGGGCAGCGGTCATCCAAGCCACAGGCAAAGATCCCGAGCTCGTCGAGAAGCTCGTCAAGGCCGCCGACACCATGCGCGATAGTGGCAACCTTTACCTGACGTGGGCCAAACATTACGCCGCCTTGGCTGAAGGCAACACCGACGCCTCCTCCGACGAAGACGAAACCGATGATTTCGACGTTTAAAAAATCTCCCTATTCCTCA is part of the Nitrospira sp. genome and harbors:
- a CDS encoding pyruvate ferredoxin oxidoreductase: MYNVAQVIDEKCTAKKGCRLCIMYCPEANCLDLNTSKMVAEVFIDRCKGCELCVVVCNAAKHEAIVMQAVSASGQLMSKKGESAALGQAYQG
- a CDS encoding transketolase C-terminal domain-containing protein, producing the protein MAETKSLIGTQNKKGQTYTDTWKMMNEAPRTPSFFTGSEVIKEALRRASCDVMIAYPITPQSEAAALIGELFAEGYIGDYFRGESEFAVMSQCAGSAFGGARVFTTTAGPGTMRAMENFPMWAGARLPIQMIVTCRGINSPLSIQPDTLEIAYLLNTGMLVWHAETAQDFFDWILKGYMVSEEPEVHLPLALCCDGFFVTHTKDVVNLTPADMCLPPYDPYRSPVPCMDMECPPVRMMRDPFVMKSNYISYATHASWQQEIWAAVERSRKHSIHWLNGLIDTENTDADIVIVASGTAVSQGREAIRLLEDEGVRCGLVKVKTLRPWPEEEIREATKNAKHIFVPEFNVTGWLAKEIRATVPNPHRVHAGPHVCGGMTMPPEIIVSEIKTALGMKTFSLAGRGS
- a CDS encoding thiamine pyrophosphate-dependent enzyme, which translates into the protein MSKERIQISEALYDIMPSDYQDLVKSATYGKDDRGWKDIGTSKELIEQHSLCAGCPESMAFRYILASLPNPEDTVMVGSTGCTSLVFPMVAVHNIHSLFGNQNAIASGLKRALSVRFPGRVKDVVVLAGDGATVDIGLDMTLQAWFRQEKFTTICFDNELYANTGGQESGLMQKGFVAKMAPVGKLFDKVRLPEIARESGCHYVVNCTVSKPSLVEKVIRNAVHIAREIGPTYLQLYTPCILEIGKNSMEGLQEMRDSEKPTERFAYKEYISDPAKQLLAELAAKDKERKAAAKQLAAQAQAN
- a CDS encoding 2-oxoacid:acceptor oxidoreductase family protein; amino-acid sequence: MIKKRLNIRMSGLGGQGAVTAAHVMAMAANRDGKFSISNPFFGAEKRMAPAESYCRIGIERIYDRGELVFPDVIQVFHPQVITMGKSYTMPFYSGIKEGGVVIINSDVPLLSEEDIQRLKDLNVAVFYIPGTQIAIEIAGTELSTNMTMIGSVAGITKCVSMEALDGALQERFGKKFVASGGTASLDEAIKKKFAKKEMLLAKNLATVKRAYDIASEWAEKNKIELRVGTPAVAA